The Aureitalea marina genome includes a window with the following:
- a CDS encoding cysteine desulfurase family protein, translated as MRVYFDSAATTQLRDEVVNKMAEVLKSEYGNPSSTHSYGRSSKALLEQARKDVAAHLKVEAGEIIFTSGGTEADNLIIHSCVDDLGVERIITSPIEHHAVLHCVEDLAEKRGVEVEYTQLLSCGSIDLEHLSELLANSQKKTLVSLMHVNNEIGNMLDLETVARMCKEAGALIHSDTVQSVGHFDMDFSQIPVDFAAVAAHKFHGPKGAGFAFVRKNTGLRPLIHGGAQERGLRAGTEAVYAIVGLAEALNLSYQNLEEESAYIAGLKQYFIEELGKAIPNAKFNGGCTDIGKSTYTLINVCIPMPAQKALMLLFQLDLKGIACSKGSACQSGSSGGSHVLKAIQSPEELQNPSLRFSFSHYNTKDEIDYVVGVLKDFLDS; from the coding sequence ATGAGAGTTTATTTTGACAGCGCAGCTACTACCCAGCTTCGAGACGAAGTGGTGAATAAGATGGCTGAAGTTCTTAAATCTGAATATGGAAATCCCTCATCAACACATAGTTATGGCAGATCTTCTAAGGCATTACTTGAACAGGCAAGAAAGGATGTTGCCGCGCATTTAAAGGTAGAAGCTGGTGAGATCATCTTTACTTCAGGTGGTACTGAAGCAGACAACCTGATCATTCACAGTTGTGTGGACGACCTGGGCGTAGAACGCATCATTACCAGTCCGATTGAACATCACGCCGTTTTACATTGCGTAGAGGACCTGGCCGAAAAACGTGGAGTCGAGGTAGAGTATACCCAACTGCTTTCATGTGGTAGCATTGATCTTGAGCATTTAAGTGAACTCCTGGCCAACTCTCAAAAGAAGACCTTGGTCAGTCTGATGCACGTCAATAATGAGATCGGGAATATGTTGGATCTGGAAACAGTAGCCAGGATGTGTAAAGAAGCAGGAGCGCTAATTCATAGTGATACCGTTCAGTCCGTAGGCCATTTTGACATGGATTTCTCCCAGATTCCCGTTGACTTCGCGGCGGTAGCCGCCCATAAGTTCCACGGCCCGAAAGGAGCAGGATTTGCCTTTGTGCGCAAGAACACAGGCTTGAGGCCGCTTATCCACGGAGGTGCCCAGGAAAGAGGGTTAAGAGCAGGTACAGAAGCGGTTTATGCCATTGTCGGTTTGGCAGAGGCACTGAATCTATCTTATCAGAATCTTGAAGAAGAATCAGCGTATATCGCTGGTTTAAAACAGTATTTCATCGAAGAATTGGGTAAAGCCATTCCCAACGCTAAATTTAACGGGGGTTGCACGGATATAGGGAAAAGCACCTACACCCTGATCAATGTTTGTATTCCCATGCCTGCGCAAAAGGCTTTAATGCTGTTGTTTCAGCTCGATCTGAAGGGGATAGCCTGTTCTAAAGGAAGCGCATGTCAGAGTGGAAGTTCCGGTGGTTCTCATGTACTCAAAGCGATCCAATCTCCCGAAGAGTTGCAAAATCCATCTCTTAGATTCTCTTTTTCACATTACAATACCAAGGACGAAATCGACTACGTGGTAGGAGTTCTTAAAGACTTTCTAGATTCCTAA
- a CDS encoding TonB-dependent receptor, which translates to MQLSRFFLQLIFFFSCSVILAQTATVKGVILDEDNFPISGVTISYGARGALSDLNGFYFIEIPADQAVTLTYSHVSHQNVTLTLTLSPNEDYEFNPVMKVDVEQISEVVLDARKRKRVEGITSISPEAIRKIPGANAGVENLLKTLPGVSSNNELSTQYAVRGGNYDENLVYVNEVEVYRPFLIRSGQQEGLSFVNSDLTAKVDFSAGGFQSKYGDKLSSVLDITYRRPTRYEGSVDLSFLGASVSAGGISKDGRLSGIVGLRYRNNSLFVDARQTDANFRPVFADAQTWITYKVSSKFELGFLGNISVNDYSYEPLTRQTNFGTLSDPVALLIFYEGQEEDRYDTYFGALKGTWVVSNNYTAKFIASAYHTQEQEYFDIFARYRLGQVNTDIGSEDLGEVEFSEGIGSQLTHARNDLDALIFNFEHKGVAQIEENTIEYGVKYTHEDFRDRVEEYEIIDSAGFSIRPPVPDFGNNQPYEPFDSPIVPFTEIRADNDVQINRFSGYVQWSKRSTWGSNDVWMNAGIRAHNWTVSGRNLQSNTQTVVSPRVQLALKPDWDIDMLFRLSGGFYHQPPFYRELRDSTGTVRPEVKAQQSIHVVLGNDYSFDLWDRPFTLNSEVYYKHLTNVNPYTLENVRIRYRANNNAVARTYGLDVRLAGEFVPGTESWVSFGYMRAEENIDDRGYIFRPTDQRLKFAVLFQDYVKVIPDLKMYLNLVYNTGLPGGSPSYADPYDFQTRLPDYRRADLGVSYVIVRQDNRRNKGFLKPFRELAVGAEIFNIFDVQNSITNTWVRDVYTKTQYAIPNFLTPRVFNVRLSARF; encoded by the coding sequence TTGCAGCTTTCCCGGTTTTTCCTTCAGCTAATATTTTTCTTTTCCTGTAGTGTGATCCTCGCTCAAACGGCCACTGTAAAAGGTGTAATCTTGGATGAGGACAATTTCCCCATTTCAGGGGTGACAATTAGTTATGGGGCCAGAGGCGCCCTGTCGGACCTTAATGGTTTCTATTTCATTGAGATTCCTGCGGACCAAGCTGTAACTCTGACCTACTCGCATGTCAGTCATCAGAATGTCACCTTAACGCTTACCCTCTCGCCAAATGAGGACTACGAATTCAACCCGGTGATGAAGGTGGATGTGGAACAGATCAGTGAAGTGGTTTTGGATGCTCGTAAACGCAAACGAGTAGAGGGAATTACCTCCATTAGCCCTGAGGCCATACGGAAAATTCCAGGTGCAAATGCTGGGGTAGAGAATCTGCTAAAGACCTTACCTGGGGTAAGTAGTAATAATGAACTGAGTACTCAATACGCCGTTCGAGGAGGAAATTATGACGAGAACCTCGTCTATGTGAACGAAGTAGAAGTATACAGACCTTTCCTGATCCGCAGTGGTCAGCAGGAAGGACTCAGTTTTGTAAATAGTGATTTGACTGCCAAGGTAGATTTCTCGGCAGGAGGGTTTCAATCGAAATACGGAGATAAACTCTCTTCTGTTTTAGATATTACCTACAGAAGGCCAACCCGATATGAGGGAAGCGTTGACCTCAGCTTCCTGGGTGCTAGTGTTTCTGCCGGCGGAATTTCTAAAGACGGAAGGCTGTCCGGAATAGTTGGATTAAGATACCGCAATAACAGTCTCTTCGTTGATGCCAGACAGACGGATGCAAATTTCCGGCCCGTCTTCGCCGACGCACAGACCTGGATCACCTACAAGGTCAGTAGTAAATTCGAACTGGGCTTCCTAGGGAATATTTCTGTCAATGACTACAGTTACGAACCCTTAACCAGGCAGACCAATTTTGGGACATTATCAGACCCAGTTGCCTTGCTTATCTTTTATGAAGGCCAGGAGGAAGATAGATACGACACCTATTTTGGAGCCTTGAAAGGAACTTGGGTAGTGTCCAACAATTACACCGCCAAATTCATTGCTTCTGCCTATCATACCCAGGAACAGGAATATTTTGACATATTCGCCAGGTACAGATTGGGACAGGTAAATACGGATATCGGAAGTGAGGATCTGGGAGAGGTGGAATTCAGTGAAGGGATCGGATCTCAGCTTACTCACGCAAGGAACGATCTGGACGCTTTGATCTTCAACTTTGAACATAAGGGAGTTGCTCAGATCGAGGAGAACACCATTGAATATGGGGTTAAATACACCCATGAAGATTTCAGGGATCGGGTAGAAGAATACGAGATAATCGATTCTGCCGGTTTCTCAATCCGACCACCGGTGCCCGATTTTGGGAATAATCAACCCTACGAGCCATTCGATTCGCCCATAGTTCCTTTTACAGAGATCAGGGCGGATAATGATGTGCAGATCAATAGATTTTCCGGTTATGTGCAGTGGAGTAAACGATCTACTTGGGGATCCAATGACGTTTGGATGAATGCCGGGATCCGGGCACACAACTGGACAGTGAGCGGACGAAATCTTCAGTCGAACACTCAGACCGTGGTCAGTCCTCGGGTTCAATTGGCTTTGAAACCGGATTGGGATATTGATATGTTGTTCAGACTGTCTGGTGGATTCTATCACCAGCCTCCCTTCTACCGTGAACTTCGTGATTCTACGGGAACCGTCAGACCAGAAGTGAAAGCCCAGCAATCCATTCATGTGGTTTTGGGCAATGATTACAGTTTTGACCTTTGGGATCGGCCATTTACGCTCAATTCTGAGGTTTATTACAAACATTTGACCAATGTCAACCCCTATACCCTGGAAAATGTCAGGATCAGGTATAGGGCGAACAATAACGCGGTGGCCAGGACTTATGGTCTTGATGTCCGCTTAGCGGGTGAATTTGTGCCAGGTACGGAAAGTTGGGTGAGCTTTGGCTATATGCGGGCCGAGGAAAACATTGACGACCGGGGTTATATCTTCCGCCCGACTGATCAGCGACTTAAATTCGCTGTTCTTTTCCAGGACTATGTCAAGGTAATTCCAGATCTAAAAATGTATTTGAACCTGGTCTACAATACGGGACTTCCTGGTGGTTCGCCTAGTTATGCAGATCCTTACGATTTCCAAACCAGATTACCGGACTACAGACGGGCAGACCTCGGTGTGTCTTACGTCATTGTGCGGCAGGATAACCGCAGAAACAAAGGATTTCTAAAGCCTTTTAGAGAACTTGCTGTAGGCGCAGAGATCTTCAACATCTTCGACGTTCAAAACTCCATTACCAATACTTGGGTGCGGGATGTATATACCAAAACCCAGTACGCCATTCCAAACTTTCTTACCCCAAGGGTGTTCAATGTGCGCCTGAGTGCGCGTTTCTAA